From Chelatococcus sp. YT9, a single genomic window includes:
- a CDS encoding N-formylglutamate amidohydrolase — protein MPGPLAAGEHPIERIAGNIASGVLVLCDHATNAIPPEYGNLGMPPAELARHIGYDIGAAMVARRLAARLDAPALLTDFSRLLIDPNRGLDDPTLVMRLSDGAIVPGNARIDHDEIARRVARFYRPYDIAIAAAIDASIAQGVVPVVISIHSFTPIWRGRPRPWEVAVLWDADPRLPLPLIAALRRAGDLTVGDNEPYDGALAGDVIARHATARGLANALIEVRQDLIADREGAEAWGDRLAAVIAPLLPALSAMGIAHYPSRALTREPPLRLG, from the coding sequence ATGCCGGGCCCGCTTGCTGCCGGCGAACATCCCATCGAACGCATAGCTGGTAATATCGCGAGCGGCGTCCTCGTGCTCTGCGATCATGCCACCAACGCCATCCCACCCGAATATGGCAACCTCGGCATGCCGCCGGCGGAACTCGCGCGGCACATCGGCTATGATATCGGTGCCGCCATGGTGGCTCGCAGGCTGGCGGCTCGCCTGGATGCGCCGGCGCTGCTCACGGATTTCTCCCGGCTCCTGATCGATCCCAATCGTGGGCTCGATGATCCGACGCTGGTGATGCGACTGTCCGATGGGGCCATCGTGCCGGGAAACGCCCGTATCGATCACGACGAGATCGCGCGTCGTGTCGCGCGTTTCTATCGACCCTATGACATTGCTATCGCGGCGGCGATTGACGCTTCGATCGCGCAGGGTGTAGTGCCGGTCGTCATCTCAATCCACAGCTTCACGCCAATCTGGCGGGGTAGGCCGCGCCCGTGGGAGGTCGCTGTGCTGTGGGACGCTGATCCCCGCTTGCCGCTGCCCTTGATCGCGGCCCTGCGCCGGGCAGGGGATCTGACAGTGGGTGACAATGAACCGTACGACGGCGCTTTGGCCGGAGATGTGATCGCTCGGCATGCGACAGCACGTGGCCTTGCCAACGCGCTGATCGAGGTGCGGCAGGATCTCATTGCGGACCGGGAGGGTGCCGAGGCGTGGGGTGACAGGCTTGCAGCGGTGATCGCGCCGCTCCTTCCAGCCCTTTCCGCGATGGGTATTGCGCATTACCCCAGCCGCGCCCTGACGCGAGAGCCCCCGTTGCGGTTAGGCTGA
- a CDS encoding DUF1036 domain-containing protein encodes MKLPYLSIVRGLLVPLCLGMGAIALASPAKADLRLCNMTSSRVGVALGYRDGQGWVSEGWWNLGVRSCQTLLRGPLAARFYYVYAVDYDRGGEWTGQSFLCTREREFSVRGTEDCLARGFDRNGFFEVDTGQQKSWTVQLTDANRPGSRPQ; translated from the coding sequence ATGAAACTTCCTTATCTGTCCATTGTTCGGGGCCTCCTGGTACCGCTGTGCCTAGGCATGGGTGCAATCGCGCTGGCGAGTCCGGCGAAGGCGGATCTGCGGCTATGCAACATGACGTCGAGTCGCGTCGGCGTGGCGCTGGGCTATCGTGACGGCCAGGGCTGGGTGAGCGAGGGATGGTGGAATCTTGGTGTGCGCAGTTGCCAGACCCTCCTGCGCGGTCCTTTGGCGGCGCGCTTCTACTATGTTTACGCCGTCGATTATGACCGGGGCGGCGAGTGGACCGGCCAATCGTTCCTCTGCACGCGCGAACGAGAGTTCAGCGTTCGCGGGACGGAGGATTGCCTGGCGCGCGGCTTCGATCGCAACGGCTTCTTTGAAGTCGATACAGGGCAGCAGAAGAGCTGGACGGTACAACTCACCGACGCGAACAGACCTGGGAGCAGACCGCAATGA
- the pyk gene encoding pyruvate kinase, whose protein sequence is MRRMRRVKILATLGPASNDPAMIARLFQAGADIFRINMSHTAREDLPKRVADIRSVEQTFGRPVGVLVDLQGPKLRIGMFENGSEVLKQGDTFVLDGNDKPGSAKRVHLPHPEILAALEPGHTLLIDDGKIKLVVESVAKGKATTRVLVAGKISNRKGVSLPDTTIPVSAMTAKDQSDLEAAVNVGVDWIALSFVQRPEDIAEVRKVTRGRALVMAKIEKPQAVARLAEIIEASDGLMVARGDLGVEMPLEKVPGIQKLITRSARAQGKPVVIATQMLESMITTPVPTRAEVSDVATAVFEGADAVMLSAESASGDYPVEAVSTMNRIAEEVEADPNYSTIIHNQRTEPEATAADAIANATRSIAETLGLKAIIAWTSSGTTGLRISRERPATSVLALTPNINAARRLAVAWGVHALVTDDARNLDDMTDRACRLAREEGFAEKGQRVIVTAGIPFGHPGATNTLRIAFIGADGSA, encoded by the coding sequence ATGAGACGCATGCGCCGCGTAAAGATCCTAGCGACACTCGGGCCTGCGTCCAATGATCCTGCGATGATCGCCCGCCTTTTCCAGGCAGGCGCCGACATCTTCCGCATCAATATGAGCCATACCGCCCGCGAGGACCTGCCGAAGCGCGTGGCCGACATCCGCTCCGTGGAGCAGACATTCGGCCGGCCGGTCGGTGTCCTCGTCGACCTGCAAGGGCCGAAGCTGCGCATCGGCATGTTCGAGAACGGCTCGGAGGTGCTGAAGCAGGGTGATACCTTCGTCCTGGACGGCAACGACAAGCCGGGCAGCGCCAAGCGCGTCCACTTGCCCCATCCGGAAATCCTCGCGGCCCTGGAGCCGGGTCACACGCTCCTGATCGATGATGGCAAGATCAAACTGGTCGTCGAGAGCGTCGCCAAGGGCAAAGCGACCACGCGTGTCCTCGTCGCCGGCAAGATTTCGAACCGCAAGGGTGTCAGCCTGCCTGACACGACTATCCCCGTGTCCGCCATGACAGCAAAGGACCAGTCGGATCTCGAGGCGGCTGTGAATGTGGGGGTCGACTGGATCGCGCTGTCTTTCGTTCAGCGGCCAGAAGATATCGCGGAGGTGCGCAAGGTCACGCGCGGGCGCGCCCTCGTGATGGCCAAGATCGAGAAGCCGCAGGCCGTCGCACGCCTCGCCGAGATCATCGAGGCCTCTGATGGCCTCATGGTCGCGCGCGGCGACCTGGGCGTCGAGATGCCACTCGAAAAGGTACCAGGGATCCAGAAGCTGATCACGCGCTCGGCGCGCGCCCAAGGCAAGCCAGTCGTCATCGCAACACAGATGCTCGAATCGATGATCACGACCCCCGTGCCCACCCGCGCGGAGGTCTCCGACGTAGCGACCGCCGTCTTTGAAGGCGCCGACGCCGTCATGCTGTCCGCCGAAAGCGCATCGGGCGACTATCCCGTGGAGGCGGTTTCCACCATGAACCGCATCGCGGAAGAAGTGGAAGCCGACCCGAACTACAGCACCATCATCCACAACCAGCGCACGGAGCCTGAGGCGACTGCGGCCGACGCTATCGCTAACGCCACGCGCAGCATCGCCGAGACGCTGGGGCTCAAGGCTATCATTGCGTGGACCTCCTCCGGCACAACGGGTCTGCGCATCTCACGCGAGCGGCCGGCGACCAGCGTGCTCGCGCTGACGCCCAATATCAACGCTGCTCGCCGACTGGCGGTGGCCTGGGGGGTACATGCCCTCGTGACGGATGATGCCCGGAACCTGGACGATATGACGGACCGGGCATGCCGCCTCGCCCGCGAGGAGGGCTTCGCGGAGAAAGGCCAGCGCGTCATCGTCACAGCCGGCATCCCCTTCGGCCATCCCGGCGCGACCAACACGCTCCGCATCGCTTTCATAGGCGCCGACGGCAGCGCCTAG
- a CDS encoding tetratricopeptide repeat protein, producing MRNASFHLATAFGASLLIAALAPLSGLAQADAGRPGGGEPVPPGASADAPPSDSRRAMLDELFARLAASQDEEETKGITRLIERRWLQSGSDTADLLMSRAIAAASADKDELAIELLDRVVVLQPNWAEAWNKRAVVFTSLGDDERAILDLRRAVAQEPRHFTAWTGLGVLFRKAGDKKSALAAFRQALAIAPHLPDVEKLAAQLEIEVNGRDI from the coding sequence ATGCGGAATGCGTCCTTTCATCTCGCGACGGCTTTTGGTGCGTCCCTTCTTATCGCGGCCCTCGCGCCGCTAAGCGGCCTCGCTCAGGCGGATGCAGGCCGGCCGGGAGGGGGGGAACCCGTGCCCCCCGGAGCCTCGGCTGATGCGCCCCCCTCGGATTCGCGGCGGGCGATGCTCGATGAGCTGTTTGCGCGTTTGGCAGCGTCGCAGGATGAAGAGGAAACCAAGGGCATCACACGGCTCATCGAGCGGCGGTGGCTGCAATCGGGCAGCGATACGGCCGACCTCCTCATGAGCCGCGCCATTGCGGCCGCTAGTGCCGACAAGGATGAACTGGCGATCGAGTTGCTCGACCGTGTGGTTGTTCTCCAGCCGAATTGGGCGGAAGCCTGGAACAAGCGGGCGGTGGTCTTCACGTCGCTGGGCGACGACGAGCGGGCTATCCTCGATCTGCGCCGCGCCGTTGCGCAGGAACCACGCCATTTTACGGCCTGGACGGGTCTTGGTGTTCTATTCCGCAAGGCCGGAGACAAGAAGAGTGCTCTGGCCGCCTTTCGGCAGGCGCTGGCGATCGCGCCACACCTGCCCGATGTCGAGAAGCTGGCCGCACAGCTCGAGATCGAGGTCAACGGCCGCGACATCTGA
- the ykgO gene encoding type B 50S ribosomal protein L36 translates to MKIRNSLKSVRGRHRDNQLVRRKGRIYVINKTQKRYKARQG, encoded by the coding sequence ATGAAAATCCGCAACTCGCTCAAATCGGTCCGCGGCCGTCATCGCGACAACCAGCTCGTGCGCCGCAAGGGCCGGATCTACGTCATCAACAAGACTCAGAAGCGCTACAAGGCTCGTCAGGGCTAA
- a CDS encoding cell cycle two-component system response regulator CpdR, with translation MNKILLAEDDNDMRRFLVKALQNAGYDVASFDNGLSAYHRLREEPFELLLTDIVMPEMDGIELARRATELDPDIKVMFITGFAAVALNADSQAPKEAKVLSKPFHLRELVNEVEKLLAA, from the coding sequence ATGAACAAAATTCTTCTCGCAGAAGATGACAACGATATGCGGCGCTTTCTGGTGAAGGCTCTCCAGAACGCCGGATATGACGTCGCTTCCTTCGACAACGGCCTTTCAGCCTACCACAGGTTGAGGGAGGAGCCTTTCGAGCTTCTTCTGACCGACATCGTCATGCCGGAGATGGACGGCATCGAACTGGCGCGGCGCGCGACAGAACTCGATCCGGATATAAAGGTGATGTTCATCACCGGTTTCGCGGCGGTCGCCCTCAATGCCGACTCGCAGGCTCCGAAGGAGGCCAAGGTGCTTTCCAAGCCCTTCCACCTGCGCGAACTCGTCAACGAGGTGGAGAAACTTCTGGCCGCTTGA
- a CDS encoding N-formylglutamate amidohydrolase gives MSYPVEPEFESPFQVMEPREQTVPAVFNAPHSGRIYPKAFLATARLDPFSLRRSEDTHVDALFGAVVDLGAPLLSASFPRAYLDVNREPYELDPRMFEGRLPPFANTRSLRVAGGLGTVPRIVGDGQEIYREKLAVSEALRRIEWLYKPYHRTLRQLMSRTLRQFGSVLLVDCHSMPSVGASREEPLRADFVLGDRYGTSCASSVTQRVEQELRGRGYRVVRNKPYAGGFITEHYGEPNARRHALQIETNRALYMNERTLERSTDFEKVATDLKQVLIKVLAALPDDLAPRAIAAE, from the coding sequence ATGTCCTACCCTGTCGAACCGGAATTCGAATCGCCCTTTCAGGTCATGGAGCCTCGGGAGCAGACCGTACCTGCGGTCTTCAACGCCCCCCATTCCGGCCGCATCTACCCGAAGGCCTTCCTTGCGACCGCGCGGCTCGATCCGTTCAGCCTGCGCCGTTCCGAGGACACCCATGTGGACGCTCTCTTCGGTGCCGTGGTGGATCTTGGCGCACCACTCCTGAGCGCGAGCTTCCCGCGCGCCTATCTCGACGTCAATCGCGAGCCCTACGAGCTCGACCCGCGGATGTTCGAGGGCCGCTTGCCGCCCTTCGCCAACACGCGTTCGTTGCGCGTCGCAGGCGGCCTCGGCACCGTGCCCCGCATCGTCGGCGACGGTCAGGAGATCTATCGGGAGAAGCTTGCCGTCAGTGAGGCTTTGCGGCGGATCGAGTGGTTGTACAAGCCTTATCACCGCACCCTGCGACAGCTGATGTCGCGTACTCTGCGACAGTTTGGCAGCGTTCTCCTCGTGGATTGCCACTCCATGCCGTCGGTCGGCGCTTCGCGCGAGGAGCCGCTTCGGGCGGATTTCGTCCTCGGAGACCGCTACGGCACGAGTTGCGCGAGCAGCGTCACGCAACGAGTCGAACAAGAACTGCGAGGGCGCGGCTATCGCGTCGTGCGCAACAAGCCCTACGCGGGCGGGTTCATCACAGAGCATTATGGCGAGCCGAATGCCCGCCGCCATGCGCTCCAGATCGAAACGAACCGGGCGCTCTACATGAACGAGCGGACGCTGGAGCGCTCGACGGATTTCGAGAAAGTCGCCACGGACTTGAAGCAGGTCTTGATCAAGGTGTTGGCTGCACTTCCGGACGATTTGGCGCCCCGCGCCATCGCGGCTGAATAA
- the hisN gene encoding histidinol-phosphatase, with translation MTVVDIARFTDDLASRSGQVIMPFFRSAIRADDKSDGRDFDPVTEADRAAEAVMRQMIKSTFPAHGISGEEFGEEETDAEYVWVLDPIDGTKAFISGLPLWGTLIGLKHRGQPVYGLMHQPFTGERFVGDGQGARYHGPAGDRALKTRACPSLAEATISTTSPHMFKGETLTAYKRVEEACRLHRYGYDCYAYCMVAAGHIDLVIEAGLKPCDIIPLIPIITGAGGVVTNWEGGPVTDGGSVVVAGDPRIHAAALSLLSA, from the coding sequence ATGACTGTCGTCGATATCGCCCGCTTTACCGATGATCTCGCCAGCCGCTCCGGCCAGGTGATCATGCCGTTCTTCCGTTCCGCGATCCGGGCGGATGACAAGTCGGACGGGCGCGACTTCGACCCGGTGACGGAAGCCGACCGGGCGGCAGAGGCCGTCATGCGGCAGATGATCAAGTCCACTTTTCCCGCCCACGGGATCTCCGGTGAGGAATTCGGCGAGGAAGAAACAGACGCGGAATATGTCTGGGTGCTCGATCCGATCGACGGGACCAAGGCGTTCATTTCAGGCCTGCCGCTATGGGGCACGCTGATCGGTCTGAAGCATAGGGGCCAGCCGGTCTACGGGCTCATGCACCAGCCCTTTACAGGCGAGCGCTTCGTCGGCGATGGGCAAGGTGCCCGGTATCACGGCCCGGCGGGCGATCGCGCCCTCAAGACGCGCGCCTGTCCAAGCCTGGCAGAGGCAACGATCTCGACCACATCGCCCCATATGTTCAAGGGCGAGACGCTAACGGCCTATAAGCGCGTGGAGGAGGCCTGCCGGCTGCATCGTTATGGCTATGACTGCTATGCCTACTGCATGGTCGCCGCCGGCCACATCGACCTCGTCATCGAGGCCGGCCTTAAACCCTGCGATATCATCCCGCTCATCCCCATCATCACAGGCGCCGGCGGCGTCGTGACGAATTGGGAGGGCGGCCCTGTAACGGATGGAGGCAGCGTCGTCGTCGCGGGTGATCCCCGCATTCACGCCGCGGCGCTGTCGCTGCTGTCGGCCTGA
- a CDS encoding alpha/beta hydrolase, whose amino-acid sequence MELFATPDNAIPPGAVVTTVPTSDGVNLRVARWAPRGRKRPRGTVLILQGRAEFIEKYFETVGDLTRRGFVVVAFDWRGQGGSDHQLANYRKGHVASFRRYRRDLDAVINEMLLIHCPAPYFALAHSMGAAILFDALSSGEDRFERTVALAPMLAIARISHPRVVRGLAEGLGFFGFSRWFIPGGGATPLGTKPFLDNRLTSDPVRYGRNAGVVAAMPELGLGDPTIGWVRAAFRFMAALNTRKKAESITAQVLVIAGGADPVVSTPAIERFSLYLKSGHAIVLPGARHELLMERDDIREAVWAAFDAFVPGTEDTGPLTSQADSSDSAAA is encoded by the coding sequence GTGGAGCTTTTCGCTACGCCCGACAATGCGATTCCGCCCGGTGCCGTCGTCACAACGGTGCCGACGAGCGACGGCGTGAATCTGCGTGTGGCGCGGTGGGCGCCGCGCGGGCGCAAGCGGCCCCGCGGAACCGTGCTCATTCTTCAGGGACGCGCTGAATTCATCGAGAAGTACTTCGAGACGGTGGGGGATCTCACACGGCGGGGCTTTGTCGTTGTGGCCTTTGACTGGCGGGGGCAGGGGGGATCTGACCACCAGCTTGCAAACTACCGCAAGGGCCATGTCGCTTCGTTCAGGCGCTACAGACGTGATCTGGACGCCGTGATCAACGAGATGCTCCTCATCCACTGTCCGGCGCCTTATTTTGCGCTCGCGCATTCGATGGGGGCTGCGATCCTCTTCGATGCGCTGAGTTCCGGCGAGGATCGCTTCGAGCGGACGGTGGCGCTTGCCCCCATGCTGGCGATCGCGCGGATCAGCCATCCCAGGGTGGTGCGCGGCCTTGCGGAAGGGCTTGGGTTCTTCGGGTTTTCCCGCTGGTTCATCCCTGGAGGCGGGGCGACACCACTTGGAACGAAGCCCTTCCTCGACAATCGCCTCACATCTGATCCCGTCCGCTACGGGCGGAACGCCGGTGTGGTCGCGGCCATGCCTGAGCTCGGGCTTGGTGATCCTACGATCGGCTGGGTGCGGGCAGCCTTCCGCTTCATGGCGGCCTTGAATACGCGCAAGAAGGCCGAGTCGATCACTGCGCAGGTGCTCGTGATCGCCGGGGGCGCTGACCCGGTGGTTTCGACTCCGGCCATCGAACGCTTCAGCCTGTATCTCAAATCAGGCCATGCGATCGTGTTGCCCGGCGCTCGTCACGAGCTTCTCATGGAGCGGGATGATATTCGCGAGGCCGTTTGGGCGGCATTTGACGCCTTCGTGCCCGGTACTGAGGATACCGGGCCGCTGACCTCTCAGGCCGACAGCAGCGACAGCGCCGCGGCGTGA
- a CDS encoding Hsp20 family protein, whose amino-acid sequence MRQFDFAPLYRSTVGFDRLFSLLDQASGVDSASTYPPYNIERTGENDYRVSVAVAGFTDEDLSIEVKENTLSIRGEKKVSEGEQKPDVLYQGIAARSFERRFQLADHVLVKGALLEHGLLHVDLVREIPEAKKPRFIPISSQTAKSVEPKVIEQPKVAA is encoded by the coding sequence ATGCGTCAGTTTGATTTTGCCCCCCTTTATCGTTCCACGGTCGGCTTTGACCGGCTCTTCTCGCTGCTCGACCAGGCGTCGGGTGTCGATAGTGCATCGACCTATCCGCCCTACAACATTGAGCGGACCGGCGAGAACGACTACCGCGTCTCGGTCGCCGTCGCGGGCTTCACGGATGAAGACCTCAGCATTGAGGTGAAGGAGAACACGCTCTCCATCCGCGGCGAAAAGAAGGTCTCGGAAGGCGAACAGAAACCTGATGTCCTCTACCAGGGCATTGCCGCGCGCTCCTTCGAGCGCCGCTTCCAGCTCGCCGACCATGTGCTCGTCAAGGGCGCTCTCCTTGAGCACGGCCTTCTTCACGTAGATCTCGTACGCGAGATCCCGGAAGCCAAGAAGCCGCGCTTCATCCCGATCTCCTCGCAGACGGCGAAATCCGTCGAGCCCAAGGTGATCGAGCAGCCGAAGGTGGCGGCGTAA
- a CDS encoding low specificity L-threonine aldolase, which yields MNFGSDNVVGASSRVLEALVEANRGTASGYGTDALTERVTSRLSAIFEREVEVFLVTTGTAANALSLAAMTDPWGAVLCHADAHVATDECGAPEFFTGGAKLIGLPGLCGKMTPTTVEAALSGGHAPPPHAVVPQALSLTQATEVGTAYTAHEISAIAEIAHAHGLGVHLDGARFANALLRLDVTPAAITWKAGVDIMSFGATKNGCLGVEAIVVFDRARARHLAERRKRSGHLLSKGRFLAAQLDSYLAGDHWLDLARHANGMADRLADGLAARGARIALPVQGNEVFAVLPRAMHDALQSKGAVYYRWPGTSAPPDQAPSDDEVLVRLVTSFATTAEEVDVFLEAAGHRE from the coding sequence GTGAATTTCGGCAGTGACAATGTGGTGGGGGCGAGCTCCCGGGTGCTTGAGGCGCTGGTCGAGGCTAACCGAGGAACGGCAAGTGGTTACGGCACGGATGCGTTGACAGAAAGGGTCACTTCGCGCTTGTCGGCGATCTTTGAACGGGAGGTCGAGGTCTTTCTGGTAACGACCGGGACGGCCGCCAACGCGCTCAGCCTCGCCGCGATGACAGACCCGTGGGGCGCGGTGCTATGCCATGCTGATGCCCATGTTGCTACAGATGAATGCGGAGCCCCGGAATTCTTCACCGGCGGTGCGAAGCTCATCGGCCTGCCTGGTCTCTGCGGCAAGATGACGCCGACGACGGTTGAGGCTGCTCTGAGCGGCGGACATGCCCCGCCGCCCCACGCCGTCGTTCCGCAGGCTCTGTCGCTGACACAGGCCACGGAGGTGGGCACCGCCTATACGGCCCACGAGATCTCGGCGATCGCCGAGATTGCCCATGCCCATGGGCTTGGGGTTCATTTGGACGGCGCGCGCTTCGCCAACGCCCTGCTGCGCCTCGATGTTACGCCCGCCGCGATCACATGGAAGGCTGGCGTCGACATCATGTCTTTTGGCGCCACCAAGAATGGCTGTCTCGGCGTCGAGGCCATTGTGGTCTTTGACCGCGCCAGGGCACGCCATCTGGCGGAGCGCCGCAAACGATCCGGCCATCTCCTTTCCAAGGGGCGCTTTCTGGCGGCGCAGCTTGATTCCTATCTCGCCGGCGATCACTGGCTCGATCTCGCGCGTCATGCCAACGGAATGGCGGACAGGCTTGCGGACGGTCTCGCGGCGCGTGGCGCGCGAATCGCTCTGCCGGTGCAAGGCAACGAGGTCTTCGCGGTTCTTCCCCGAGCCATGCATGACGCGCTGCAGTCTAAAGGAGCGGTATACTATCGTTGGCCGGGCACAAGTGCACCGCCTGACCAGGCTCCTAGCGACGACGAAGTCCTGGTGCGGCTGGTGACCTCCTTCGCGACGACGGCCGAGGAGGTTGACGTGTTCCTCGAGGCTGCTGGTCATCGTGAATAA